The window GAAAACCAGCCAATTTTAACCAAACCAATGCAAATAATTGAGAATCATCCCAGAAAAAAATATAATGAACTATTGTAGTCCGCCACCAAACAACCAAATTTTTTGGTCCTATTTAAATAGTGTCCATCTGCGGCGGACAAAAGGGCGGTTTTGTCCATTTGAGGGGTCTGACCCCTGCTTTTTAAAGGAGATTTCTACGAATGAAGCAGCCTTCTAAAATTGATTATAGTCTTGTGTTGATTTTGTTTTTGTTGTTTTTGGCTAGTTGTGTGGCAATTTATAGTGCGCAGACGAGTTCGGGGCAGTATGGGGGCAATTTTCTTGTTAAGCAGATTGTCTGGTATGCGGTGGGCTGCGGGATTATCGCAGCTGTGATTACGCTTGATTCCGATCAGCTTAAGAGAGTGACCTGGTACGCATACGGCTTTGGCCTCGTCCTGCTGATTGCGGTCATTATTGCACCGGAATCAATCGCACCGCGTATAAATGGCGCGAAATCATGGTTCCGCGCACCTGGGATTGGCTCGCTCCAGCCGTCGGAGTTCGTTAAGGTATTTCTTATTCTAGCGCTGTCCCGTGTCATTTGGGACCATCATCAGAATAACCCGATAAAGTCACTTGGCACGGATTTTATGCTTCTCATAAAGATTGGCTTCGTGACATTCGTGCCGTTACTTCTTGTCATGCAGCAGCCTGACCTTGGTACTTCGCTCGTGTTCTTGGCAATCATGGTTGGAATGATTTTCATCGCTGGCATCACCTGGAAGCTGCTTGTCCCGATTTTCGGGGGAGGGACAATTCTGGCAGGAGGGATTCTGTCGCTTGTCATCTGGAAGCCCGAGCTGCTTGAAAAATATCTTGGCGTCCAGGAATACCAGTTTGGCCGGATATACTCGTGGCTTGACCCATTTAACTACCAGAGTACAATTGGCTACCAGCTGACCCAGTCACTGCTTGCAATCGGATCTGGGCAAACGGAAGGAAAGGGGCTTGGCAAACTTGAGGTATACATGCCCGAAAGCCATACCGATTTCATTTTTTCTGTCATCGGTGAGCAATTCGGCTTTATCGGTGCAAGTATCTTGATCAGCTTGTTCTTTATGCTTATCTACCATATTACAAAGGTAGGAATGGAAACAAAAAATAACTATTATACGTACATTTGTGTCGGTGTTATCTCCATGATTACCTTCCACGTGTTCCAGAACATTGGCATGACCATAGGGCTTTTGCCGATAACCGGTATTCCGCTCCCGTTCGTCTCCTACGGAGGAAGCTCGCTCATGGGTAACATGCTGGCCATCGCTCTTATTTTCTCAATCCGTTACCACTATAAACGCTATATGTTCTCAACATCAGAATAACGATGTTCAAAAAACGAATAAAGGTTTACTTGCAAATTGAAAAGGGTGCCCCCGCAACGAGGCACCCTTTTCGCTTTTATTGGCAACACGTAACTCTTACATTTAATGTTGTTATAGAGGGAGGAGATGTGTGTCCGTTCCACAAGGACAATGCGCGCGAAATGTCCACGAGAGGGGTCTGACCCCTGCTGCCCTACTATTACTCAACAACGCCGCTTTCGAGCAGTTTGACTTTGGCGTTGACGTGGATCTTCATCTTTGGGTAGTCGGTTTTGCGCCATTTTTTCTGGTCGAAATTGCGTGTCCGGGATCTGACGAAGGAGCCGAGGCCAAGGGGATCGATATCTTTTTCCTGGTAGCGTTTGACGAGTTCCATACAATTTGTTTCGATTTGCTTTTTAAGGGCTGCATCGATTTCCTTTCTGGCTTTTGGGTTGAGAGGCCCTCCGGTATATTGTTCAAGGAGGCCCTCGATTTCGATATTGACGGTAAGTTCGTAAGGATTTTGCCCAGTCAGCTTTGGTTTCAATTTGGATCTCAGGCTGCGGACGACGGCCTCCTGCTTACCCATCGATACCTTTACACCGCCCTGGGTATATCGTTCGACCATGAGTTTGAAATAAAATAATTTGTTTGCCGGAAGGGTATCAATTACTTTATCGTCTTTAAATAGGGCAAGCCCGACCAGTTCCACCCCTTTATCGCCATGTTTTTTGATAAGGGGAAGGAAAGGGCTCTTCCCTACCTTATAAAAATCGGCTAAGAATGTATGCATATTTGTTTGTGGCAAGTCCAAATGTTCTGTATTTTGTTCAATTAAATCTGCAATATAGGATGAGTTCCCCTTTTTGCCATAATCACCTTTGAGAACATCCTTGGCTGTGCCGTCGACAACGGCAAAATAGGTGTTCGTGCCAATAGAAGGATCTCTCTGAAGTGAATCGAGGAGTGAGGAAATTCCTTTTTCTGCTATATCTTTGCCGAAAAGGGCGACTTCCATCGCACCACTGACGATAGGATCAGGTGATTTTTTCTGAAGAGTCCTAAAAATATTCCGGCTAGGCGAAGAGGCTGCACTCAATGTTGTATTCTCCACCTTCTGATCAGGTAGGTGGAAGGGAATCAGGGCCGTTCCCTCTATCTTTTCCCCCTCGCTTGTATCATAGCCCATTCCGGTAATGAGACGGACATCATCAATGACTTCCCTTTCCACACAGCCCGTCAGCAATAAAAATACAGACAAAAGTATCCATCTATTGTTTGGCATTCTCCTTCACCTTCCTTGAAATCAAGGTTGCTAAAAACAAAAGAGGAATATAGCCGAAATTAACGAAAAAGCCAACTCTTCCTGTTATTGAATTCAGCATATCGATGTCCGCCCGCCCGGATATCAGGGAGCAGGCGATAAGAATTAATAATGAAATAATATAAATACCAACTTTTTGTTTAATGCGGAATGCCCGTTTAAGCACCCGGGAAGCGCCCCAGAGCCCAAGGCATACATTCGGGAGAATGATTAAATTCCAGCTTGCCAGTCCAACAAATTCAAACCGCTCGACAAAAGGCAGTTCGACAATCTTAAAAATTGACAGAGTGGCCCACACCGTACGTTCCAGTTGGCCTTCTGAATAATAGATAAAGCTAATTAGAGAAATGAACGTGTAACCCAGAGTGGTGAATAAGACACCCCAATGGGCAAATTTCTGCGATTTTTCGGGGTTCTTGATAAAAGGATAATAAATCAAGAGCAACTCCCAGCCAATAAAGGTTAGTGACATATTAAAAGACGATAAAGCCAGATCCTTGAAACTGTGCTCCAAGATGGGAAGAAGCTGGTTGAAATTGGCGTATGGAAGTGTATAAAAAAAGACGAAAATCATATAAAAAGGCAGAATTACCCCAAAGAAGGCAATACCGGCAACAGTCCTGAAGCCTCCGCTTACGATGTATATCGCAAGTATCATGAAAGGAAGTGCAAAGCCGAAAGTGCTTATGTCCTGGAACATCCATACTTGGATAATTTCAATAAAGGTACGAAGGGTTGTGATACTCAATAATGAAAAATAAATAACAAAAGGGAGGCTGGCCCATTTTCCTATCTTTTTGCCCAAAGTGTATTCATGGATTGAGACGATATCGCCGCCTGCAACACTGGTCATCTTATATAACATCCATATCAATGGATGGATTACTAAGCCAGCAAGAAGCACCGAAATCCAGGCATCATAGCCGGCATACTTCGCAATGATGCGCTGAAACCCTAGAACCCCTATCCCCCATTGCATCTTATGGACAAGAAAAAAAGTTAGGAAAGTTGAAACCTTGGCCTTTTCGGGTACAGATGCAGTCAATGGCTCCACCTCCAATTATTCATCGATATCCTTGTTGTTTTGATTTGGGTTGGAACGTATCGGATTCAAAGGCCGCAAAAACTTCGGCCTGCTTTTCTGCATGGTAAATGGCAGCCTGATAATCGCGTCTTTATTATCCGAAAGTCTGGGAGGATAATAAGGCTCAAGGTACGGCCTGTTGAGGGACGTAAGCCTGATCAGGTGGGTAAGCAGGATACAGAAACAAAAAACCAATCCGAGCAGGCCCCAAACGGCGGCGAAGACTAAAAAAGGAAAGCGGAGCAGCCGGATTGTGTTGCCCATTTTGTACACAGGTGCCGTAAATGAAGCGAGTCCCGCAAGTGCTACGAAAATAAGCAGGACATTACTGGTCAACCCGGCTTCAACGGAGGCCGTCCCGATAACAATACCGCCGACGATACCAATCGTCTGGCCGACCTTTGTCGGAAGCCTTGCCCCCGCTTCGCGCAAAAGCTCTATCGTCAACTCAAGGAACAGTGCCTCTAAGATTGGCGGTAAGGGAATCAGCCTTCTAGAACTGACAAGTGTGCTCAGCAAATCCTTTGGTATTAATTCATAATGAAAGGTAAGCACCGCAACATAGATAGGCGTAATTAAAAACGAGAACAGGATGGCAAACAGTCGGATAATCCTAAAAAATGAAGCCAGTACCCAATTCAAGAAATAGTCATCGAAGGCGTTGAAAAACTCGCCGAGAGTCGTCGGCCCGATGATAGCGTGTGGAGAGCCGTCGACAAGGACTGCTATACTTCCTTCAGCTAAGGCCGAAACAACCCGGTCGGGTCTCTCAGTATCAAGAAGCTGCGGAAAGGGTGAGTGTTTGTTGTCGGAAATTATCTGGACGATGTACGAGCTATCAATGACGGTATCGATCTTGATGGAATTAATTCTGTCCGACATTGTTTTCACATTTTCCGGGTCTGCAATTCCCTCAATATACAAAACAGAACAGCGAGTCTTCGAGAGCGAACCAACGGTGATTTCTTCGGCAACCAGCTCTTTTATAGGCAGGCGCCTGCGAACCATGTTTGTATTCAGGATCAGTGATTCAACGAACGATTCCTTGGGCCCGATAACACTGAATTCAACCTCGGGAATCGAAATGGTGCGGACATTCGGGGTCTTGATTTCCATTAGCGCATACTGACCCGGATCCGAATCGACTGTCAAAAGAACATTGCCTGTCATCAACGCTATTTCCAACTTTGAAGGATCGGTCTCGACTTTCATGTTCGCCGCCGGAACCAAAGCAGCTACATCATTAATAAACTCGAAATTCCGCTCAAGCAAATAGGGAAGGACATCCCTCTGAACAATCCGCTCATCGACTAACGTCGAAAAATAGGAGAGATGGAATGTCACGCCAGTCTTTATGTTCTTGTACTGCCGCTGCAAAAAGTCAGTTGACCGCGTAATGATCTCCTCAATCGGAACCTGCTCCTCCTTACCCGGCTTCTTCCTCATCACCCTCACCTCACCCCCAAACCAAACCCATTATTATTTATACAAACACCCGAAGTAACTCGGGTCTTCACAAACCCAAACATATCAGCCTTATTATTTCCACAGACTGGGAGGAATATGTATTTTGGGGGTCAGTATTTTGGGGTCAGACCCCTGCCGTGGACATTCTTCCTCTCAAACCCGCATTCCCAGGGATAGTGTCCTTGCGGTGTGGACATTTAAGAATAATTGGCATAAAAAAAGCACCCGCCATTTAGCAGGTGCCGAAAATATATAATAGGGGAGGGTAAAGATTCAATACTAAAGGGAATCTTATTCAAAATTCAAGTCAAGGATTTTACTTCACCATAATCTTTTCAATGTCATCGAGCATCAGGTTTGCTGCGATAACGCCGCCGGCTGTATTCCAAATAGTGTCGGACACTTTGTGAACATTTCCAGCCTTGGATACTTCAAGATTTTTGAACAACGGGTCATTAATCCAATTCTTTTCAAGCTCGGAAGCCTTGCCGTCTCCTTCTTCATACGTAAAGTAGAAGAGGATATCGCCTTCCATCGCAGGAATACGTTCCTTCGTCACATTTTTCTCAGCAAAATCTGGTTTATCCTGTTCCGCAGGGCGTTTAAAGCCAATCTCCTTAAGAATAACTCCTGAGAAGGAATCATTATGATAAATCCGGACGTCACCGGCCATAAACCGCACCATCGACACTTCCATATTTACCTTATCGCCAAGCTTGCCCTTCAAATCCTCAATCCGCTTCGAATAATCAGCTAGCACTTTATCTCCTTCAGCCGTCTTATTAACAGCCTCGGCATACAGCTTAAAGTTTTCCTTCCAGTCGCCGCGGAGCGTTTCAGCGAATACAGTAGGTGCAATTGCCTTCAACTGTTCATAAATTTCTTCCTGGCGCATCTTATTGCCGATAATTAAATCAGGCTTAAGCGCAGCTATTGCTTCCACATTAACCTGGCTTTCAACGCCTACTACTTTGGCATCCTTCATGTCGTCCTTAATATGGTCGTACCACGGATCGCCTGTCCATGACTGAACCGCACCAACCGGCTTCACACCGAGTGCAAGCAAGGCTTCAGTTCCTTCGTTTGTTAAAATGACCACACGCTCAGGTGCTTTCTCAAGCGTAGTAGAGCCCATCGCATGCTTCACGGTGTAGCTTGTATTCTTCTTGGAAGTTGTATCGTCTCCGCCATCTTTGGCAGATTCATCGCTGCCTCCC is drawn from Bacillus sp. FJAT-18017 and contains these coding sequences:
- a CDS encoding FtsW/RodA/SpoVE family cell cycle protein, producing MKQPSKIDYSLVLILFLLFLASCVAIYSAQTSSGQYGGNFLVKQIVWYAVGCGIIAAVITLDSDQLKRVTWYAYGFGLVLLIAVIIAPESIAPRINGAKSWFRAPGIGSLQPSEFVKVFLILALSRVIWDHHQNNPIKSLGTDFMLLIKIGFVTFVPLLLVMQQPDLGTSLVFLAIMVGMIFIAGITWKLLVPIFGGGTILAGGILSLVIWKPELLEKYLGVQEYQFGRIYSWLDPFNYQSTIGYQLTQSLLAIGSGQTEGKGLGKLEVYMPESHTDFIFSVIGEQFGFIGASILISLFFMLIYHITKVGMETKNNYYTYICVGVISMITFHVFQNIGMTIGLLPITGIPLPFVSYGGSSLMGNMLAIALIFSIRYHYKRYMFSTSE
- a CDS encoding Ger(x)C family spore germination protein; translated protein: MPNNRWILLSVFLLLTGCVEREVIDDVRLITGMGYDTSEGEKIEGTALIPFHLPDQKVENTTLSAASSPSRNIFRTLQKKSPDPIVSGAMEVALFGKDIAEKGISSLLDSLQRDPSIGTNTYFAVVDGTAKDVLKGDYGKKGNSSYIADLIEQNTEHLDLPQTNMHTFLADFYKVGKSPFLPLIKKHGDKGVELVGLALFKDDKVIDTLPANKLFYFKLMVERYTQGGVKVSMGKQEAVVRSLRSKLKPKLTGQNPYELTVNIEIEGLLEQYTGGPLNPKARKEIDAALKKQIETNCMELVKRYQEKDIDPLGLGSFVRSRTRNFDQKKWRKTDYPKMKIHVNAKVKLLESGVVE
- a CDS encoding GerAB/ArcD/ProY family transporter; this translates as MTASVPEKAKVSTFLTFFLVHKMQWGIGVLGFQRIIAKYAGYDAWISVLLAGLVIHPLIWMLYKMTSVAGGDIVSIHEYTLGKKIGKWASLPFVIYFSLLSITTLRTFIEIIQVWMFQDISTFGFALPFMILAIYIVSGGFRTVAGIAFFGVILPFYMIFVFFYTLPYANFNQLLPILEHSFKDLALSSFNMSLTFIGWELLLIYYPFIKNPEKSQKFAHWGVLFTTLGYTFISLISFIYYSEGQLERTVWATLSIFKIVELPFVERFEFVGLASWNLIILPNVCLGLWGASRVLKRAFRIKQKVGIYIISLLILIACSLISGRADIDMLNSITGRVGFFVNFGYIPLLFLATLISRKVKENAKQ
- a CDS encoding spore germination protein, whose product is MRKKPGKEEQVPIEEIITRSTDFLQRQYKNIKTGVTFHLSYFSTLVDERIVQRDVLPYLLERNFEFINDVAALVPAANMKVETDPSKLEIALMTGNVLLTVDSDPGQYALMEIKTPNVRTISIPEVEFSVIGPKESFVESLILNTNMVRRRLPIKELVAEEITVGSLSKTRCSVLYIEGIADPENVKTMSDRINSIKIDTVIDSSYIVQIISDNKHSPFPQLLDTERPDRVVSALAEGSIAVLVDGSPHAIIGPTTLGEFFNAFDDYFLNWVLASFFRIIRLFAILFSFLITPIYVAVLTFHYELIPKDLLSTLVSSRRLIPLPPILEALFLELTIELLREAGARLPTKVGQTIGIVGGIVIGTASVEAGLTSNVLLIFVALAGLASFTAPVYKMGNTIRLLRFPFLVFAAVWGLLGLVFCFCILLTHLIRLTSLNRPYLEPYYPPRLSDNKDAIIRLPFTMQKSRPKFLRPLNPIRSNPNQNNKDIDE
- a CDS encoding ABC transporter substrate-binding protein — encoded protein: MKQFKSVFALISIFSLLLLAACGGGSDESAKDGGDDTTSKKNTSYTVKHAMGSTTLEKAPERVVILTNEGTEALLALGVKPVGAVQSWTGDPWYDHIKDDMKDAKVVGVESQVNVEAIAALKPDLIIGNKMRQEEIYEQLKAIAPTVFAETLRGDWKENFKLYAEAVNKTAEGDKVLADYSKRIEDLKGKLGDKVNMEVSMVRFMAGDVRIYHNDSFSGVILKEIGFKRPAEQDKPDFAEKNVTKERIPAMEGDILFYFTYEEGDGKASELEKNWINDPLFKNLEVSKAGNVHKVSDTIWNTAGGVIAANLMLDDIEKIMVK